One window of Vespula pensylvanica isolate Volc-1 chromosome 17, ASM1446617v1, whole genome shotgun sequence genomic DNA carries:
- the LOC122635138 gene encoding actin-binding LIM protein 2 isoform X10, with protein MDEVGRKRKTFCQSCKKKCSGEVLRVQDKYFHIGCFKCAQCNASLAQGGFFAREGSYYCTKDYRERWGTKCAGCGEYVEGDVVTAGEKHAFHPNCFHCQRCRQPLLGQGTKVSLVQGQALCHRCVGIPVREASTPVGNSGGTRGSGDATTDPGACAGCGNQLREGQALVALDRQWHVWCFKCHSCDTVLHGEYMGKDGVPYCEKDYQKQFGVKCAYCNRYISGKVLQAGDNHHFHPTCARCTKCGDPFGDGEEMYLQGAAIWHPRCGPGPTGPNGIVNGHGEGAHTPQHRESERISSSASEMQFSLRSRTPSLNGSLCSPYSSLSRKYYPARTGSPGLILREYGRGGHEDVSRIYTYSYLTETPSQGYLRRPIQPYDKPPTSPHFHRPSSSRSIRSSGGRSSRSGMRALVDALSETRPKSPAAGSQVDNDEPIELAHYPDAMKPPPGAQPPIERDDFPAPPYPYTDPERRRRWSDTYKGVPASDDEDEVDNKTYIKEVEQKLKKEQDELSKIDTGIAKVFLQDREKDRENLRHKAANVDPRNASRTPSAAREPTYRLRYESPVGASPSRNIDHARPWEDDDGFSYRSSGPSYNVGRSSARSPAPRNYPPLGTQRAFTLPNATRHYHSNDGGILPSSTTYTGGLGSVVGSHGGHHVRRSLPDMGAAPTEPPKLYPYHLLIITNYRLPADVDRCNLERHLSDAEFEAVLQCTRAEFYRLPQWRRNEIKRRARLF; from the exons GGAAAACATTTTGCCAGTCTTGCAAGAAGAAGTGCAGCGGGGAGGTATTGAGGGTTCAGGataaatatttccatataGGTTGTTTCAAGTGCGCTCAGTGCAATGCTAGTTTAGCGCAAGGTGGTTTCTTTGCTCGAGAGGGTTCCTACTATTGTACGAAG GATTACCGAGAACGTTGGGGTACGAAATGCGCTGGGTGCGGAGAATACGTCGAAGGTGACGTTGTTACAGCTGGAGAGAAGCATGCCTTTCATCCGAATTGTTTTCACTGTCAAAGATGCAGACAGCCGTTGCTTGGACAAGGAACGAAAGTGTCTCTGGTACAAG GTCAAGCTCTATGTCATCGATGCGTTGGTATCCCCGTTCGAGAAGCATCGACGCCAGTGGGTAATAGCGGTGGTACTCGAGGATCCGGCGATGCCACGACCGACCCTGGTGCCTGTGCCGGCTGCGGAAACCAATTGCGAGAAGGTCAAGCTTTGGTCGCTCTCGATCGTCAATGGCACGTTTGGTGCTTCAAATGTCATAGCTGTGACACCGTTCTACACGGCGAATATATGGGAAA AGACGGCGTGCCTTATTGCGAGAAGGATTATCAGAAACAATTTGGCGTGAAGTGTGCGTATTGTAATCGTTACATAAGCGGCAAGGTTCTACAAGCCGGTGATAATCATCACTTTCATCCGACCTGCGCTCGTTGCACGAAATGCGGTGATCCATTTGGTGACGGAGAAGAGATGTATCTGCAAGGTGCGGCCATCTGGCATCCTCGTTGCGGTCCAGGACCAACCGGACCGAACGGTATAGTCAACGGACACGGAGAAGGTGCACACACTCCGCAACACAGAGAATCCGAACGAATTTCCAGTAGCGCCTCGGAAATGCAG TTTTCATTGCGGTCACGCACGCCAAGCCTGAACGGATCACTCTGCAGCCCTTACAGCAGCCTCAGTCGCAAG TATTATCCTGCACGAACCGGTAGTCCTGGATTGATCCTGAGAGAATACGGTCGAGGAGGACACGAAGACGTATCTAGGATTTATACTTATTCTTACTTGACTGAAACGCCCAGTCAAGGATATCTGAGACGTCCGATACAGCCCTACGACAAACCTCCGACAAGTCCGCACTTTCATAGACCCAGTT CATCTCGTTCGATAAGAAGTAGCGGTGGACGTAGTAGCAGATCGGGGATGAGAGCATTGGTCGACGCTTTGAGCGAAACTCGACCAAAGTCACCTGCTGCTGGAAGTCAGGTCGACAACGACGAGCCGATAGAATTGGCGCATTATCCGGATGCTATGAAACCTCCACCGGGTGCTCAGCCACcgatagagagagacgatTTTCCAGCTCCACCTTATCCTTATACCGATCCCGAAAGACGTAGACGATGGTCCGATACTTACAAG GGGGTACCCGCATcagacgacgaggacgaggtaGACAACAAGACGTATATCAAAGAGGTGGAGCAAAAGTTGAAGAAAGAACAGGACGAGTTGAGTAAGATCGACACGGGTATCGCAAAGGTGTTTCTGCAGGATCGCGAAAAGGATCGAGAGAATTTGAGACACAAAGCTGCCAACGTCGATCCGAGAAACGCTTCGAGGACGCCGTCAGCTGCGAGAGAACCGACTTACAGGCTGCGATACGAGAGTCCCGTTGGAGCAT CGCCATCGAGAAACATAGATCACGCACGACCATGGGAAGACGACGATGGTTTTAGTTACAGATCGAGCGGGCCTAGTTACAACG TTGGGAGGTCATCGGCGCGTTCCCCGGCTCCCAGAAACTATCCACCCCTTGGTACTCAACGCGCCTTCACTCTTCCAAACGCCACTAGGCACTATCATTCG AATGATGGTGGTATCCTGCCATCCTCCACCACATACACGGGTGGCCTAGGTTCAGTGGTGGGAAGTCACGGAGGTCATCATGTAAGAAGGTCATTGCCGGATATGGGTGCCGCACCAACCGAACCACCGAAGCTTTATCCTTATCATTTACTCATTATCACCAATTATAGACTGCCCGCTGACGTTGATCGTTGCAATCTCGAA CGACATTTATCCGACGCCGAATTCGAGGCAGTTCTACAGTGTACTCGAGCCGAATTCTACAGATTACCGCAATGGCGtcgaaacgagataaaaaggCGTGCGCGGCTCTTTTAA
- the LOC122635138 gene encoding actin-binding LIM protein 3 isoform X4, with translation MDEVGRKRKTFCQSCKKKCSGEVLRVQDKYFHIGCFKCAQCNASLAQGGFFAREGSYYCTKDYRERWGTKCAGCGEYVEGDVVTAGEKHAFHPNCFHCQRCRQPLLGQGTKVSLVQGQALCHRCVGIPVREASTPVGNSGGTRGSGDATTDPGACAGCGNQLREGQALVALDRQWHVWCFKCHSCDTVLHGEYMGKDGVPYCEKDYQKQFGVKCAYCNRYISGKVLQAGDNHHFHPTCARCTKCGDPFGDGEEMYLQGAAIWHPRCGPGPTGPNGIVNGHGEGAHTPQHRESERISSSASEMQFSLRSRTPSLNGSLCSPYSSLSRKYYPARTGSPGLILREYGRGGHEDVSRIYTYSYLTETPSQGYLRRPIQPYDKPPTSPHFHRPSSSRSIRSSGGRSSRSGMRALVDALSETRPKSPAAGSQVDNDEPIELAHYPDAMKPPPGAQPPIERDDFPAPPYPYTDPERRRRWSDTYKGVPASDDEDEVDNKTYIKEVEQKLKKEQDELSKIDTGIAKVFLQDREKDRENLRHKAANVDPRNASRTPSAAREPTYRLRYESPVGASPSRNIDHARPWEDDDGFSYRSSGPSYNVGRSSARSPAPRNYPPLGTQRAFTLPNATRHYHSGDYSFSGMGDKTHSTDFSSGKSDISTGSITDVDRRALNDGGILPSSTTYTGGLGSVVGSHGGHHVRRSLPDMGAAPTEPPKLYPYHLLIITNYRLPADVDRCNLERHLSDAEFEAVLQCTRAEFYRLPQWRRNEIKRRARLF, from the exons GGAAAACATTTTGCCAGTCTTGCAAGAAGAAGTGCAGCGGGGAGGTATTGAGGGTTCAGGataaatatttccatataGGTTGTTTCAAGTGCGCTCAGTGCAATGCTAGTTTAGCGCAAGGTGGTTTCTTTGCTCGAGAGGGTTCCTACTATTGTACGAAG GATTACCGAGAACGTTGGGGTACGAAATGCGCTGGGTGCGGAGAATACGTCGAAGGTGACGTTGTTACAGCTGGAGAGAAGCATGCCTTTCATCCGAATTGTTTTCACTGTCAAAGATGCAGACAGCCGTTGCTTGGACAAGGAACGAAAGTGTCTCTGGTACAAG GTCAAGCTCTATGTCATCGATGCGTTGGTATCCCCGTTCGAGAAGCATCGACGCCAGTGGGTAATAGCGGTGGTACTCGAGGATCCGGCGATGCCACGACCGACCCTGGTGCCTGTGCCGGCTGCGGAAACCAATTGCGAGAAGGTCAAGCTTTGGTCGCTCTCGATCGTCAATGGCACGTTTGGTGCTTCAAATGTCATAGCTGTGACACCGTTCTACACGGCGAATATATGGGAAA AGACGGCGTGCCTTATTGCGAGAAGGATTATCAGAAACAATTTGGCGTGAAGTGTGCGTATTGTAATCGTTACATAAGCGGCAAGGTTCTACAAGCCGGTGATAATCATCACTTTCATCCGACCTGCGCTCGTTGCACGAAATGCGGTGATCCATTTGGTGACGGAGAAGAGATGTATCTGCAAGGTGCGGCCATCTGGCATCCTCGTTGCGGTCCAGGACCAACCGGACCGAACGGTATAGTCAACGGACACGGAGAAGGTGCACACACTCCGCAACACAGAGAATCCGAACGAATTTCCAGTAGCGCCTCGGAAATGCAG TTTTCATTGCGGTCACGCACGCCAAGCCTGAACGGATCACTCTGCAGCCCTTACAGCAGCCTCAGTCGCAAG TATTATCCTGCACGAACCGGTAGTCCTGGATTGATCCTGAGAGAATACGGTCGAGGAGGACACGAAGACGTATCTAGGATTTATACTTATTCTTACTTGACTGAAACGCCCAGTCAAGGATATCTGAGACGTCCGATACAGCCCTACGACAAACCTCCGACAAGTCCGCACTTTCATAGACCCAGTT CATCTCGTTCGATAAGAAGTAGCGGTGGACGTAGTAGCAGATCGGGGATGAGAGCATTGGTCGACGCTTTGAGCGAAACTCGACCAAAGTCACCTGCTGCTGGAAGTCAGGTCGACAACGACGAGCCGATAGAATTGGCGCATTATCCGGATGCTATGAAACCTCCACCGGGTGCTCAGCCACcgatagagagagacgatTTTCCAGCTCCACCTTATCCTTATACCGATCCCGAAAGACGTAGACGATGGTCCGATACTTACAAG GGGGTACCCGCATcagacgacgaggacgaggtaGACAACAAGACGTATATCAAAGAGGTGGAGCAAAAGTTGAAGAAAGAACAGGACGAGTTGAGTAAGATCGACACGGGTATCGCAAAGGTGTTTCTGCAGGATCGCGAAAAGGATCGAGAGAATTTGAGACACAAAGCTGCCAACGTCGATCCGAGAAACGCTTCGAGGACGCCGTCAGCTGCGAGAGAACCGACTTACAGGCTGCGATACGAGAGTCCCGTTGGAGCAT CGCCATCGAGAAACATAGATCACGCACGACCATGGGAAGACGACGATGGTTTTAGTTACAGATCGAGCGGGCCTAGTTACAACG TTGGGAGGTCATCGGCGCGTTCCCCGGCTCCCAGAAACTATCCACCCCTTGGTACTCAACGCGCCTTCACTCTTCCAAACGCCACTAGGCACTATCATTCG GGTGATTATTCGTTCAGTGGGATGGGAGACAAGACGCACAGCACTGATTTCTCATCCGGCAAATCAGATA TATCGACAGGCAGCATCACGGATGTGGATCGACGGGCATTG AATGATGGTGGTATCCTGCCATCCTCCACCACATACACGGGTGGCCTAGGTTCAGTGGTGGGAAGTCACGGAGGTCATCATGTAAGAAGGTCATTGCCGGATATGGGTGCCGCACCAACCGAACCACCGAAGCTTTATCCTTATCATTTACTCATTATCACCAATTATAGACTGCCCGCTGACGTTGATCGTTGCAATCTCGAA CGACATTTATCCGACGCCGAATTCGAGGCAGTTCTACAGTGTACTCGAGCCGAATTCTACAGATTACCGCAATGGCGtcgaaacgagataaaaaggCGTGCGCGGCTCTTTTAA
- the LOC122635138 gene encoding actin-binding LIM protein 2 isoform X1: protein MDEVGRKRKTFCQSCKKKCSGEVLRVQDKYFHIGCFKCAQCNASLAQGGFFAREGSYYCTKDYRERWGTKCAGCGEYVEGDVVTAGEKHAFHPNCFHCQRCRQPLLGQGTKVSLVQGQALCHRCVGIPVREASTPVGNSGGTRGSGDATTDPGACAGCGNQLREGQALVALDRQWHVWCFKCHSCDTVLHGEYMGKDGVPYCEKDYQKQFGVKCAYCNRYISGKVLQAGDNHHFHPTCARCTKCGDPFGDGEEMYLQGAAIWHPRCGPGPTGPNGIVNGHGEGAHTPQHRESERISSSASEMQFSLRSRTPSLNGSLCSPYSSLSRKYYPARTGSPGLILREYGRGGHEDVSRIYTYSYLTETPSQGYLRRPIQPYDKPPTSPHFHRPSSSRSIRSSGGRSSRSGMRALVDALSETRPKSPAAGSQVDNDEPIELAHYPDAMKPPPGAQPPIERDDFPAPPYPYTDPERRRRWSDTYKGVPASDDEDEVDNKTYIKEVEQKLKKEQDELSKIDTGIAKVFLQDREKDRENLRHKAANVDPRNASRTPSAAREPTYRLRYESPVGASPSRNIDHARPWEDDDGFSYRSSGPSYNVGRSSARSPAPRNYPPLGTQRAFTLPNATRHYHSGDYSFSGMGDKTHSTDFSSGKSDISTGSITDVDRRALVCTTAPYYSRRIGMNDGGILPSSTTYTGGLGSVVGSHGGHHVRRSLPDMGAAPTEPPKLYPYHLLIITNYRLPADVDRCNLERHLSDAEFEAVLQCTRAEFYRLPQWRRNEIKRRARLF from the exons GGAAAACATTTTGCCAGTCTTGCAAGAAGAAGTGCAGCGGGGAGGTATTGAGGGTTCAGGataaatatttccatataGGTTGTTTCAAGTGCGCTCAGTGCAATGCTAGTTTAGCGCAAGGTGGTTTCTTTGCTCGAGAGGGTTCCTACTATTGTACGAAG GATTACCGAGAACGTTGGGGTACGAAATGCGCTGGGTGCGGAGAATACGTCGAAGGTGACGTTGTTACAGCTGGAGAGAAGCATGCCTTTCATCCGAATTGTTTTCACTGTCAAAGATGCAGACAGCCGTTGCTTGGACAAGGAACGAAAGTGTCTCTGGTACAAG GTCAAGCTCTATGTCATCGATGCGTTGGTATCCCCGTTCGAGAAGCATCGACGCCAGTGGGTAATAGCGGTGGTACTCGAGGATCCGGCGATGCCACGACCGACCCTGGTGCCTGTGCCGGCTGCGGAAACCAATTGCGAGAAGGTCAAGCTTTGGTCGCTCTCGATCGTCAATGGCACGTTTGGTGCTTCAAATGTCATAGCTGTGACACCGTTCTACACGGCGAATATATGGGAAA AGACGGCGTGCCTTATTGCGAGAAGGATTATCAGAAACAATTTGGCGTGAAGTGTGCGTATTGTAATCGTTACATAAGCGGCAAGGTTCTACAAGCCGGTGATAATCATCACTTTCATCCGACCTGCGCTCGTTGCACGAAATGCGGTGATCCATTTGGTGACGGAGAAGAGATGTATCTGCAAGGTGCGGCCATCTGGCATCCTCGTTGCGGTCCAGGACCAACCGGACCGAACGGTATAGTCAACGGACACGGAGAAGGTGCACACACTCCGCAACACAGAGAATCCGAACGAATTTCCAGTAGCGCCTCGGAAATGCAG TTTTCATTGCGGTCACGCACGCCAAGCCTGAACGGATCACTCTGCAGCCCTTACAGCAGCCTCAGTCGCAAG TATTATCCTGCACGAACCGGTAGTCCTGGATTGATCCTGAGAGAATACGGTCGAGGAGGACACGAAGACGTATCTAGGATTTATACTTATTCTTACTTGACTGAAACGCCCAGTCAAGGATATCTGAGACGTCCGATACAGCCCTACGACAAACCTCCGACAAGTCCGCACTTTCATAGACCCAGTT CATCTCGTTCGATAAGAAGTAGCGGTGGACGTAGTAGCAGATCGGGGATGAGAGCATTGGTCGACGCTTTGAGCGAAACTCGACCAAAGTCACCTGCTGCTGGAAGTCAGGTCGACAACGACGAGCCGATAGAATTGGCGCATTATCCGGATGCTATGAAACCTCCACCGGGTGCTCAGCCACcgatagagagagacgatTTTCCAGCTCCACCTTATCCTTATACCGATCCCGAAAGACGTAGACGATGGTCCGATACTTACAAG GGGGTACCCGCATcagacgacgaggacgaggtaGACAACAAGACGTATATCAAAGAGGTGGAGCAAAAGTTGAAGAAAGAACAGGACGAGTTGAGTAAGATCGACACGGGTATCGCAAAGGTGTTTCTGCAGGATCGCGAAAAGGATCGAGAGAATTTGAGACACAAAGCTGCCAACGTCGATCCGAGAAACGCTTCGAGGACGCCGTCAGCTGCGAGAGAACCGACTTACAGGCTGCGATACGAGAGTCCCGTTGGAGCAT CGCCATCGAGAAACATAGATCACGCACGACCATGGGAAGACGACGATGGTTTTAGTTACAGATCGAGCGGGCCTAGTTACAACG TTGGGAGGTCATCGGCGCGTTCCCCGGCTCCCAGAAACTATCCACCCCTTGGTACTCAACGCGCCTTCACTCTTCCAAACGCCACTAGGCACTATCATTCG GGTGATTATTCGTTCAGTGGGATGGGAGACAAGACGCACAGCACTGATTTCTCATCCGGCAAATCAGATA TATCGACAGGCAGCATCACGGATGTGGATCGACGGGCATTGGTATGTACCACAGCCCCATACTACTCCCGGCGAATTGGCATG AATGATGGTGGTATCCTGCCATCCTCCACCACATACACGGGTGGCCTAGGTTCAGTGGTGGGAAGTCACGGAGGTCATCATGTAAGAAGGTCATTGCCGGATATGGGTGCCGCACCAACCGAACCACCGAAGCTTTATCCTTATCATTTACTCATTATCACCAATTATAGACTGCCCGCTGACGTTGATCGTTGCAATCTCGAA CGACATTTATCCGACGCCGAATTCGAGGCAGTTCTACAGTGTACTCGAGCCGAATTCTACAGATTACCGCAATGGCGtcgaaacgagataaaaaggCGTGCGCGGCTCTTTTAA
- the LOC122635138 gene encoding actin-binding LIM protein 2 isoform X7, with the protein MDEVGRKRKTFCQSCKKKCSGEVLRVQDKYFHIGCFKCAQCNASLAQGGFFAREGSYYCTKDYRERWGTKCAGCGEYVEGDVVTAGEKHAFHPNCFHCQRCRQPLLGQGTKVSLVQGQALCHRCVGIPVREASTPVGNSGGTRGSGDATTDPGACAGCGNQLREGQALVALDRQWHVWCFKCHSCDTVLHGEYMGKDGVPYCEKDYQKQFGVKCAYCNRYISGKVLQAGDNHHFHPTCARCTKCGDPFGDGEEMYLQGAAIWHPRCGPGPTGPNGIVNGHGEGAHTPQHRESERISSSASEMQYYPARTGSPGLILREYGRGGHEDVSRIYTYSYLTETPSQGYLRRPIQPYDKPPTSPHFHRPSSSRSIRSSGGRSSRSGMRALVDALSETRPKSPAAGSQVDNDEPIELAHYPDAMKPPPGAQPPIERDDFPAPPYPYTDPERRRRWSDTYKGVPASDDEDEVDNKTYIKEVEQKLKKEQDELSKIDTGIAKVFLQDREKDRENLRHKAANVDPRNASRTPSAAREPTYRLRYESPVGASPSRNIDHARPWEDDDGFSYRSSGPSYNVGRSSARSPAPRNYPPLGTQRAFTLPNATRHYHSGDYSFSGMGDKTHSTDFSSGKSDISTGSITDVDRRALVCTTAPYYSRRIGMNDGGILPSSTTYTGGLGSVVGSHGGHHVRRSLPDMGAAPTEPPKLYPYHLLIITNYRLPADVDRCNLERHLSDAEFEAVLQCTRAEFYRLPQWRRNEIKRRARLF; encoded by the exons GGAAAACATTTTGCCAGTCTTGCAAGAAGAAGTGCAGCGGGGAGGTATTGAGGGTTCAGGataaatatttccatataGGTTGTTTCAAGTGCGCTCAGTGCAATGCTAGTTTAGCGCAAGGTGGTTTCTTTGCTCGAGAGGGTTCCTACTATTGTACGAAG GATTACCGAGAACGTTGGGGTACGAAATGCGCTGGGTGCGGAGAATACGTCGAAGGTGACGTTGTTACAGCTGGAGAGAAGCATGCCTTTCATCCGAATTGTTTTCACTGTCAAAGATGCAGACAGCCGTTGCTTGGACAAGGAACGAAAGTGTCTCTGGTACAAG GTCAAGCTCTATGTCATCGATGCGTTGGTATCCCCGTTCGAGAAGCATCGACGCCAGTGGGTAATAGCGGTGGTACTCGAGGATCCGGCGATGCCACGACCGACCCTGGTGCCTGTGCCGGCTGCGGAAACCAATTGCGAGAAGGTCAAGCTTTGGTCGCTCTCGATCGTCAATGGCACGTTTGGTGCTTCAAATGTCATAGCTGTGACACCGTTCTACACGGCGAATATATGGGAAA AGACGGCGTGCCTTATTGCGAGAAGGATTATCAGAAACAATTTGGCGTGAAGTGTGCGTATTGTAATCGTTACATAAGCGGCAAGGTTCTACAAGCCGGTGATAATCATCACTTTCATCCGACCTGCGCTCGTTGCACGAAATGCGGTGATCCATTTGGTGACGGAGAAGAGATGTATCTGCAAGGTGCGGCCATCTGGCATCCTCGTTGCGGTCCAGGACCAACCGGACCGAACGGTATAGTCAACGGACACGGAGAAGGTGCACACACTCCGCAACACAGAGAATCCGAACGAATTTCCAGTAGCGCCTCGGAAATGCAG TATTATCCTGCACGAACCGGTAGTCCTGGATTGATCCTGAGAGAATACGGTCGAGGAGGACACGAAGACGTATCTAGGATTTATACTTATTCTTACTTGACTGAAACGCCCAGTCAAGGATATCTGAGACGTCCGATACAGCCCTACGACAAACCTCCGACAAGTCCGCACTTTCATAGACCCAGTT CATCTCGTTCGATAAGAAGTAGCGGTGGACGTAGTAGCAGATCGGGGATGAGAGCATTGGTCGACGCTTTGAGCGAAACTCGACCAAAGTCACCTGCTGCTGGAAGTCAGGTCGACAACGACGAGCCGATAGAATTGGCGCATTATCCGGATGCTATGAAACCTCCACCGGGTGCTCAGCCACcgatagagagagacgatTTTCCAGCTCCACCTTATCCTTATACCGATCCCGAAAGACGTAGACGATGGTCCGATACTTACAAG GGGGTACCCGCATcagacgacgaggacgaggtaGACAACAAGACGTATATCAAAGAGGTGGAGCAAAAGTTGAAGAAAGAACAGGACGAGTTGAGTAAGATCGACACGGGTATCGCAAAGGTGTTTCTGCAGGATCGCGAAAAGGATCGAGAGAATTTGAGACACAAAGCTGCCAACGTCGATCCGAGAAACGCTTCGAGGACGCCGTCAGCTGCGAGAGAACCGACTTACAGGCTGCGATACGAGAGTCCCGTTGGAGCAT CGCCATCGAGAAACATAGATCACGCACGACCATGGGAAGACGACGATGGTTTTAGTTACAGATCGAGCGGGCCTAGTTACAACG TTGGGAGGTCATCGGCGCGTTCCCCGGCTCCCAGAAACTATCCACCCCTTGGTACTCAACGCGCCTTCACTCTTCCAAACGCCACTAGGCACTATCATTCG GGTGATTATTCGTTCAGTGGGATGGGAGACAAGACGCACAGCACTGATTTCTCATCCGGCAAATCAGATA TATCGACAGGCAGCATCACGGATGTGGATCGACGGGCATTGGTATGTACCACAGCCCCATACTACTCCCGGCGAATTGGCATG AATGATGGTGGTATCCTGCCATCCTCCACCACATACACGGGTGGCCTAGGTTCAGTGGTGGGAAGTCACGGAGGTCATCATGTAAGAAGGTCATTGCCGGATATGGGTGCCGCACCAACCGAACCACCGAAGCTTTATCCTTATCATTTACTCATTATCACCAATTATAGACTGCCCGCTGACGTTGATCGTTGCAATCTCGAA CGACATTTATCCGACGCCGAATTCGAGGCAGTTCTACAGTGTACTCGAGCCGAATTCTACAGATTACCGCAATGGCGtcgaaacgagataaaaaggCGTGCGCGGCTCTTTTAA